Within Phycisphaerales bacterium, the genomic segment ATCCTGGCGTTCGGCCGCGGCCGCGGCACCGTGGGAGGCCCGCATCGTCGCGCTGGCCGATGGCCAGATGACGCCCACCACCAGCACGCTACTGCGCTACGTCGGGGTGCCCGGGATGAGCGCCCTTGCACAGCAGCTTGCCGTGGGTTTGCAGGTTCACTGCGGCGTGCACATCGCAGCGATCATCCCGGAAAAGCAACGCTACCTGCTGCGCACCATGACCGAAAATCTGCTGGGACCGTTTGACGGGGTCCTCGTCTCGGCCCCCGCACCCCAAGCCGCAGCACTACTCGCAGCCGCCCCGCACCTCGCGGAATCGGCGGCCACCGTCTCGTATACCCCCTGCTGGGCGGTGCTCGTCGCGTGGGACCAACCGCTCGAAATCCCCTTCGAGGGCGCCTTTGTGCATGGTTCGCCCCTCGCCTGGATGGCACGCGACAGCGACAAACCAGGCCGGCCGAGTGGCGACTGCTGGGTGCTGCACGCGACACCCGCCTGGTCGCGGGAACACGTCGACGACAAACCGGATGCCGTCGCCACCTTGTTATGCGAGGCCCTGCACGCTGCCCTGCCGCGCGAAGTTGCCACCCCGATGTCCGCGCCACGACTCCTGCGCGCGCACCGCTGGCGATTCGCACAACCCACGACGACCACACCCGAACCCTGCCTGTTCGATGAGGACCGTTGCCTGGCGGCCGCCGGCGACTGGTGCGGCGGGCCGCGCGTCGAAGGGGCGTATCTCAGCGGGTGCGCGGCAGCCGAGCGTTTCCTCGCACTTTGAACACCGTGTGCACGTTCTCAATCCCCCGGCAGCAGCACCCAGAGGTCCGGGCGACCCGCGTTGCAGTGCACGGCGCGACTGAGCAGGCCGCCGCATACCCAAGACAAGGGCAGCGCCATGCGGGCCGCATGCCACGCACCGAACGAACCATCGGCGAAAGGTGGGCTGACAGCGCTGGTGGTGGCCATCGTCCGGGTCTGGGTTAGCGTTGCCAGTCGCCGCTGGACGGCTGGCACGGGGTGAAAGATCGCTTCAATCCATGCCGGTCGCGCGGGCTCGTCCTCTTGCCAGCGATCGAGCGTCTGGATCACGGCCGCCACGCCTTCCGGATGGGCGACATGCTCCTTCGCAAAGCGATCCGCCTCGATGACTGCTGAACGGCACAGCGAAGGCAGGATCAGCAGCCCGAGAAATGACCACAGCACAAATCCGCACATCAGGGTAACCAGTGAGGCGGCCGTGACCGCATCCGCCCCAGTCACCAGCCCACTGACCACGACACCCGCGGCATTCCAAGCGATCGCGATCAGCAGGCCGCGCGTGCGGCTGCCGGTCTGAAGCACGCCGGCACGCCGGACAAGCTGGGCACGAAGCTCCGTCGGCGACAGCTCTCGCAACCAACGCACGGGCACGACGACGGTCTCCCACCCGGGAAGACCGGTGATCCCACCAACGAAGCCCTCGTCCCGATGCGTCAATACACGAATGCGGAGGCCCTCAAGCCGCTCGCCGCGGAGTGCGGCCTCCAGCACGTCGTGCCCCTCCCGAGTGACGGCCTGTCCGCCGACAAGTTGCGCGAGTTGCCGCTGGAAGCCCGCGATAACCGCCATCAACGCCGCGGCCGTGAGCGCAGCACCCTCGATGTCGTATGTCCGAGCCGCCCAGATCAACACAACCCCGGCGAGCGACATCACTGCCACCTGTACGGCCACCCCGCGTACCCAACGAAGCAGGTACGTAAACAGCGGGGGCGTTGTGCGACCGAAACGGTGCGGCAGGACTACCCCCCCCAGCAGGTCAAAGGGCAGACTCACAATCACGTACGCACCAAGCACAGTCAGCAGGCGCAGCCACTCCCTGACAAACCCGGTTGGTTCATTTGGGAGTAGTGCCTGGGGCCAGCCACCTGCGAGCGCCGCAGACGCGAGCACGACGAACGTTCCTACAGTGCTGATTCCGAGCCACAACCTCGCCCGCGCGTACGTCATCAAGCGCTTGCCGCCTCTCCACCAGCCCCGCATAGTTGTGCGGATTCTAGCACAGTCGTGTGCGCCCGGTACTGCACCCCCCCTGTCCCCCGTTGCGCCGGGAACTGTTCAAATGGTCCGATCGTGCTCTCCCGAGTCAAACGGCGCGTGTCCCGCGCATGC encodes:
- a CDS encoding FAD-dependent oxidoreductase translates to MDKRRADSRPIGVIGAGIAGLAAARLLHQQGWSVEVFDKGRGVGGRCATRRTPDGSQFDHGAQYITVRSAAFAACVESWRSAAAAAPWEARIVALADGQMTPTTSTLLRYVGVPGMSALAQQLAVGLQVHCGVHIAAIIPEKQRYLLRTMTENLLGPFDGVLVSAPAPQAAALLAAAPHLAESAATVSYTPCWAVLVAWDQPLEIPFEGAFVHGSPLAWMARDSDKPGRPSGDCWVLHATPAWSREHVDDKPDAVATLLCEALHAALPREVATPMSAPRLLRAHRWRFAQPTTTTPEPCLFDEDRCLAAAGDWCGGPRVEGAYLSGCAAAERFLAL